One window of Nocardia nova SH22a genomic DNA carries:
- a CDS encoding M50 family metallopeptidase, producing the protein MQLSQVSDAVSSVTDRLTTISPQPPVWVVIATAVVAAAVVIYRPVWRVLRTCVTIAHEIGHAVVAICTGRTLSGIRLHSDTSGVTVSRGKSRGFGMVLTTLAGYPAPSAVGLGFAILLGIGRQTLMLWILIAALVVLILVIRNMFGFLAVICAGGAAFAVSWYGNAMWQGVFGYVVTWFLLFGGVRAVIELWQVSVRGDGSDADQLAWLTRIPARVWVLVFGLLTLAALVIGGARLLGVSPADLHG; encoded by the coding sequence ATGCAGTTGTCTCAGGTGTCCGATGCGGTGTCGTCGGTGACGGATCGATTGACGACGATATCCCCGCAGCCGCCGGTGTGGGTGGTGATCGCCACGGCCGTCGTCGCCGCCGCGGTCGTGATCTACCGGCCGGTGTGGCGAGTGCTGCGGACGTGCGTGACGATCGCGCACGAGATCGGGCACGCGGTGGTGGCCATCTGCACCGGCCGCACGCTCAGCGGAATCCGGCTGCACTCCGACACCTCCGGCGTGACCGTATCGCGGGGCAAGTCACGGGGATTCGGCATGGTCCTGACCACGCTCGCGGGGTATCCGGCGCCCTCGGCGGTGGGTCTGGGATTCGCGATCCTGCTCGGCATCGGCCGTCAGACGCTCATGCTGTGGATCCTGATCGCGGCCCTCGTGGTGCTGATCCTGGTGATCCGCAACATGTTCGGATTCCTCGCGGTGATCTGCGCGGGCGGCGCCGCGTTCGCGGTCTCGTGGTACGGAAACGCCATGTGGCAGGGCGTCTTCGGCTACGTGGTGACGTGGTTCCTGCTGTTCGGCGGTGTGCGCGCGGTGATCGAGCTGTGGCAGGTGTCGGTGCGCGGGGACGGCTCCGACGCCGATCAGCTGGCCTGGCTCACCCGGATTCCGGCGCGGGTGTGGGTGCTGGTGTTCGGTCTGCTCACCTTGGCCGCGCTGGTGATCGGTGGTGCGCGGCTACTGGGTGTGAGCCCCGCCGACCTGCACGGCTGA
- a CDS encoding MFS transporter translates to MAVASTDSATHGGGAADPDGRYQWTALANTTAAVFMAALDGSIVLIALPAIFRGIGLDPLAGGNIGFLLWMIMGYRLVQAVLVVPLGRLGDMVGRVRIYNAGFVVFTIASLLLSFDPAHGGAAAVWLIGWRILQAVGGSMLTANSAAILTDAFPPDRRGFALGVNQIAGLAGMFIGLIAGGVLVLWDWRAVFWVNVPVGIFGTIWAYRNLRDITPRGGPRPKVDWVGNISFTVGVSALLIAITEGIHPYGRHSMGWTNPQVIGLFALGAAMLATFVVVERRIAEPMFDLGLFGNRTFTAANVAGFSARLAQGGLQFMLIIWLQGVWLPLHGYDYADTPLWAGIYLLPLTIGFLIAGPVSGALSDRIGSRGLATGGMLVFTASFLGLMVLPIDFPYWAFAVLIAANGIGMGAFSSPNSSSIMGSVPVTHRGVASGMRSTFQNTGTALSIGVFFSLLIAGLAATLPQTLTTGLQQHGVAPHVAAEVGAMPPVTSLFAAILGGDPVGTLLAPSGALHALPADQQQVLTGGQFFPQMIAGPFHHGLTVVFAVSAGLGLLAAAASSLRGPAARGGADRSRSEAENQCANS, encoded by the coding sequence ATGGCGGTCGCCTCGACGGATTCCGCGACCCACGGGGGAGGTGCCGCCGATCCGGACGGGCGGTACCAGTGGACGGCACTGGCGAATACGACCGCCGCGGTGTTCATGGCCGCGCTCGACGGCTCGATCGTGCTCATCGCCCTGCCCGCGATCTTCCGCGGTATCGGGCTCGATCCGCTCGCGGGCGGCAATATCGGCTTCCTGTTGTGGATGATCATGGGATATCGCCTGGTCCAGGCGGTACTGGTGGTTCCGCTCGGCCGCCTCGGCGATATGGTCGGACGGGTCCGCATCTACAACGCGGGCTTCGTGGTGTTCACCATCGCCTCGCTGCTGCTGTCGTTCGATCCGGCCCACGGTGGCGCGGCGGCGGTCTGGCTGATCGGATGGCGCATCCTGCAGGCCGTCGGCGGATCGATGCTCACCGCCAATTCCGCGGCCATCCTCACCGACGCCTTCCCGCCCGATCGGCGCGGGTTCGCGCTGGGGGTGAACCAGATCGCCGGGCTGGCCGGAATGTTCATCGGACTGATCGCCGGTGGCGTTCTGGTGCTGTGGGATTGGCGGGCGGTGTTCTGGGTGAACGTGCCGGTCGGCATCTTCGGCACGATCTGGGCCTACCGCAATCTGCGCGACATCACCCCGCGCGGCGGTCCGCGACCGAAGGTGGACTGGGTGGGCAACATCAGTTTCACCGTCGGTGTGAGCGCATTGCTCATCGCCATCACCGAGGGCATCCACCCCTACGGACGGCATTCGATGGGATGGACGAATCCGCAGGTGATCGGGCTGTTCGCACTCGGCGCGGCAATGCTGGCGACCTTCGTCGTCGTGGAGCGGCGCATCGCCGAGCCGATGTTCGACCTGGGCCTGTTCGGAAACCGCACCTTCACCGCCGCCAACGTCGCGGGTTTCTCGGCGCGGCTGGCACAGGGCGGGCTGCAGTTCATGCTGATCATCTGGTTGCAGGGCGTGTGGCTGCCGCTGCACGGTTACGACTACGCCGATACGCCGCTGTGGGCGGGAATCTACCTGCTGCCGTTGACGATCGGATTCCTGATCGCCGGGCCCGTCTCCGGCGCGCTGTCGGATCGGATCGGCAGTCGCGGACTGGCCACGGGCGGCATGCTGGTGTTCACGGCGAGCTTCCTGGGCCTGATGGTGTTGCCGATCGACTTCCCGTACTGGGCCTTCGCCGTGCTCATCGCCGCCAACGGGATCGGCATGGGCGCGTTCAGCTCGCCGAATTCGTCCTCGATCATGGGCAGTGTGCCGGTCACGCACCGCGGCGTCGCCTCCGGCATGCGCTCGACCTTCCAGAACACCGGAACGGCGTTGTCGATCGGCGTGTTCTTCTCCCTGCTGATCGCCGGGCTCGCCGCGACACTGCCGCAGACCCTGACCACCGGATTGCAGCAGCACGGCGTAGCGCCGCACGTGGCCGCCGAGGTGGGGGCGATGCCGCCGGTCACCTCGCTGTTCGCCGCGATCCTCGGGGGCGATCCGGTCGGCACGCTACTGGCGCCCAGCGGTGCGCTGCACGCCCTGCCCGCGGATCAGCAGCAGGTGCTCACCGGCGGTCAGTTCTTCCCGCAGATGATCGCGGGCCCGTTCCATCACGGCCTGACGGTGGTGTTCGCCGTCTCGGCCGGACTGGGACTCCTCGCTGCGGCCGCGTCTTCGCTGCGCGGTCCGGCCGCGCGCGGGGGCGCCGATCGATCGAGGTCCGAGGCCGAAAATCAGTGCGCGAATTCGTGA
- a CDS encoding tetratricopeptide repeat protein, with translation MADSGEANRPLADRFQGTEPVGWHGVTVHPMYSQRLAAERTVVRLALLAAAPPRGVRGLGIGLSVLDGYVLLRGRKLSGVDVWSDAVAEGAELQLGRTGPAGAYTLTPVWMTAEGVVESWTGNYGLVIERGADDAMVLRCSSGVGRPDFGELVVTVTATAESSGEQDRYRSSLYDLGVGAHTRGETDQARHFWRQAADLGHAGAAYDLGVLGYRAAEYAEAQRWWRLAAEQGDPRAMAGLAEVLERQGDPDTARRWRSQARGGQ, from the coding sequence ATGGCCGATTCCGGTGAGGCGAATCGTCCACTGGCCGACCGTTTTCAGGGCACCGAACCGGTCGGCTGGCACGGCGTCACCGTCCACCCGATGTACTCCCAGCGGCTCGCCGCCGAACGGACGGTCGTGCGTCTTGCACTGCTGGCCGCCGCGCCACCGCGCGGTGTGCGCGGACTCGGCATCGGCCTGTCGGTGCTGGACGGATACGTCCTGCTGCGCGGCCGCAAACTGTCCGGTGTCGATGTGTGGTCCGATGCCGTCGCCGAGGGCGCCGAACTCCAACTGGGCCGCACCGGCCCCGCGGGCGCGTACACGCTGACTCCGGTGTGGATGACGGCCGAGGGTGTCGTCGAATCCTGGACCGGCAACTACGGTCTCGTGATCGAGCGGGGCGCCGACGACGCCATGGTGCTGCGCTGTAGCAGCGGGGTCGGGCGACCCGATTTCGGTGAACTGGTCGTCACGGTGACAGCGACCGCGGAATCCTCCGGTGAACAGGACCGCTACCGCTCGTCGCTCTACGACCTGGGCGTGGGCGCGCACACGCGCGGCGAGACCGATCAGGCCAGGCATTTCTGGCGGCAGGCCGCGGATCTGGGCCATGCCGGCGCCGCCTACGATCTCGGTGTGCTCGGCTACCGCGCGGCCGAATACGCCGAGGCGCAACGCTGGTGGCGCCTGGCCGCCGAACAGGGCGATCCGCGGGCGATGGCCGGTTTGGCGGAAGTGCTGGAGCGCCAAGGCGATCCGGATACCGCCCGGCGCTGGCGATCACAGGCCCGCGGCGGGCAGTGA
- a CDS encoding succinic semialdehyde dehydrogenase: MPKPDAAVFERLRAFASVDGSTEHATKTIAETFTGNPLGEVPVGTADDVSAAFTRARAAQAEWAGRSPAERAAVLERYRGLVVAEREYLMDVIQAETGKARWAAQEEIMGLMFAARYFARVAPGLLAPHSVPGAFPVLNRARVRTQPKGVVGVIAPWNYPMLLSIGDSIPALLAGNAVVVKPDSQTPYSSLANVELLLRAGLPRDLLQVIPGPGTVVGTAIVDHCDYLMFTGSSATGSTLAQQCGKRLIGFSAELGGKNPMIVTRGADLDKVAKAAVRACFSNAGQLCISIERMYVERSIVAEFTEKFVAAVRAAKLGPAYDFSTDIGSLISPAQLETVTKHVADATSKGAEVLAGGNARPDLGPLFFEPTVLTEVTDEMECGRDETFGPLVSIYPVDDVEEAIARANDTDYGLNASVWAASAAEGEAIAARLRTGTVCVDEGYAPAWGTTGAPMGGMGISGAGRRHGPDGLLKFTEPQTVVVTRGLNLDAPFGIPQARWQGALMTLARSLRLLPGR; the protein is encoded by the coding sequence ATGCCCAAGCCCGATGCTGCGGTGTTCGAGCGTCTGCGGGCGTTCGCGTCGGTCGACGGTTCCACCGAGCACGCGACCAAGACCATCGCCGAGACATTCACCGGGAATCCGCTGGGTGAGGTGCCGGTGGGCACGGCCGACGATGTGAGCGCGGCATTCACCAGAGCCCGTGCGGCACAGGCCGAATGGGCCGGACGGTCACCGGCCGAACGGGCCGCGGTCCTGGAGCGGTATCGCGGGCTCGTGGTGGCCGAACGCGAATATCTGATGGATGTGATCCAGGCCGAGACCGGTAAGGCCCGATGGGCGGCCCAGGAAGAGATCATGGGCCTGATGTTCGCGGCACGATACTTCGCACGGGTCGCGCCCGGGCTGCTCGCCCCGCATTCGGTGCCCGGCGCCTTCCCCGTCCTCAATCGCGCCCGGGTGCGGACCCAGCCCAAGGGCGTGGTCGGCGTGATCGCGCCGTGGAACTACCCCATGCTGCTGTCGATCGGTGACTCGATCCCGGCCCTGCTCGCCGGTAATGCCGTCGTGGTCAAGCCCGACAGCCAGACGCCGTACTCGTCGCTGGCGAATGTGGAGCTGCTGCTGCGCGCGGGACTTCCGCGCGACCTGCTGCAGGTGATCCCCGGTCCCGGCACAGTCGTCGGCACCGCGATCGTGGATCACTGCGACTATCTGATGTTCACCGGCTCCTCGGCGACCGGCAGCACGCTGGCCCAGCAGTGCGGTAAGCGGCTGATCGGATTCTCCGCCGAACTGGGCGGTAAGAATCCGATGATCGTCACCCGCGGCGCCGACCTGGACAAGGTCGCCAAGGCCGCGGTGCGGGCCTGCTTCTCGAACGCCGGGCAGCTGTGCATCTCGATCGAGCGCATGTATGTCGAGCGGTCGATCGTCGCGGAGTTCACCGAGAAGTTCGTCGCCGCGGTGCGGGCCGCGAAACTCGGTCCCGCCTACGACTTCTCGACCGATATCGGCAGCCTGATCTCACCGGCGCAGCTGGAGACCGTCACCAAACACGTCGCCGACGCCACCTCCAAGGGCGCCGAAGTCCTCGCCGGTGGCAACGCGCGCCCGGATCTGGGACCGCTGTTCTTCGAGCCGACCGTGCTGACCGAGGTCACCGACGAGATGGAATGCGGACGCGACGAGACCTTCGGCCCGCTGGTGTCGATCTATCCGGTCGACGATGTGGAGGAGGCGATCGCACGCGCCAACGACACCGACTACGGGCTCAACGCCAGTGTGTGGGCGGCCAGCGCGGCCGAGGGTGAGGCCATCGCCGCGCGGCTGCGCACCGGAACCGTCTGTGTGGACGAGGGATACGCCCCGGCGTGGGGAACCACCGGCGCCCCGATGGGCGGCATGGGCATCTCCGGCGCAGGCCGCCGGCACGGACCCGACGGCCTGCTGAAGTTCACCGAACCGCAGACCGTCGTCGTCACCCGCGGGCTGAATCTCGATGCGCCGTTCGGCATTCCGCAGGCGCGGTGGCAGGGTGCGCTGATGACCCTGGCGCGCAGCCTGCGGCTGCTGCCGGGACGCTGA
- a CDS encoding MarR family winged helix-turn-helix transcriptional regulator, with translation MREEDVRRFQRQLKLLYRRVRRERPATEGRPLTDLQMLAALDRAAEPLRPSELADELDMARSNVASTLRSLEADGLIERRGDPTDGRKAFITISDSGRRMVTVARRGWLAWLQHAIDDELTAEEQDILLRAADLMQRLSELPESAALPR, from the coding sequence ATGCGCGAGGAGGATGTGCGCCGGTTTCAGCGCCAGCTCAAACTGCTCTACCGGCGAGTGCGGCGCGAACGTCCCGCGACCGAGGGGCGTCCGCTGACCGATCTGCAGATGCTCGCCGCCCTGGACCGGGCCGCGGAACCGTTGCGACCCAGCGAACTCGCCGACGAGCTGGATATGGCTCGGTCGAATGTCGCCTCCACCCTGCGCTCTCTCGAGGCCGACGGCCTGATCGAACGGCGCGGTGATCCGACCGACGGCCGCAAGGCGTTCATCACGATCAGCGACAGCGGCCGCCGGATGGTCACGGTGGCCCGGCGCGGCTGGCTGGCCTGGCTGCAACATGCCATCGACGACGAACTCACGGCCGAGGAGCAGGACATTCTGCTGCGTGCGGCCGATCTCATGCAGCGCCTGAGCGAACTGCCGGAATCCGCCGCACTTCCGCGCTGA